The following are encoded in a window of Gossypium raimondii isolate GPD5lz chromosome 13, ASM2569854v1, whole genome shotgun sequence genomic DNA:
- the LOC105783407 gene encoding putative GEM-like protein 8 — MKNQILEQVIGVPMKSTLYRVERTPRRYLPDSAGQYRIPSSVEGSNTFREGKRNFVLKRINNIGKKADTFAHGVREHVRLGPKISETVKGKLSLGARILQVGGVEKIFKQLFSVREGEKLLKACQCHLSTTAGPIAGLLFISSQKVAFCSDRSIKVPSPNGEYLRVHYKVLIPLEKIKGVNESENMKKPSQKYMEIVTVDDFEFWFMGFFNYQKAFKYLQQAISQRLLHDVLQVTF, encoded by the exons ATGAAGAACCAAATACTCGAACAAGTCATTGGAGTTCCAATGAAATCAACACTGTATCGAGTTGAGCGAACGCCGAGACGATACTTACCGGATTCTGCTGGTCAGTATCGGATTCCATCATCTGTTGAAGGGtctaacacatttagagaag GCAAAAGAAACTTTGTACTTAAAAGGATAAACAATATTGGGAAGAAAGCTGATACTTTCGCACATGGAGTCCGAGAACATG TGAGGTTGGGGCCAAAGATCAGTGAAACTGTGAAGGGAAAGTTGAGTTTGGGGGCAAGAATTCTTCAAGTAGGAGGGGTGGAGAAGATTTTCAAGCAATTGTTTAGTGTTAGAGAAGGAGAGAAGCTGTTGAAGGCATGCCAATGCCATTTATCAACAACAGCAGGTCCCATAGCtggtttactttttatctcatcTCAAAAGGTTGCCTTTTGCAGTGATAGATCAATCAAAGTCCCTTCTCCTAATGGAGAATATCTCAGAGTTCATTACAAG GTTTTGATACCACTTGAGAAAATAAAGGGAGTGAATGAGAGTGAAAACATGAAGAAACCGTCACAAAAGTACATGGAAATTGTGACAGTGGATGATTTTGAGTTCTGGTTTATGGGTTTCTTTAATTACCAGAAAGCTTTCAAGTACCTTCAACAAGCAATCTCCCAAAGACTACTACATGATGTACTACAAGTCACTTTCTAG